One Panicum virgatum strain AP13 chromosome 3N, P.virgatum_v5, whole genome shotgun sequence DNA segment encodes these proteins:
- the LOC120665968 gene encoding uncharacterized protein LOC120665968, which yields MCALVGRARKARRSSAATDISSSRAVVPAASPALSSNHKKCQFYKNIMAMEDRLKELEKKANKHSSQGAVLTDMQERVAALEGKLQDTVEALEKTQHLVEKNVVKLFIDQIDIKEKDKLIADLRKELEEVKKKQ from the exons ATGTGCGCCTTAGtaggcagggcaaggaaggctcgccggagctccgccgccaccgacaTCTCTTCCTCCAGGGCCGTCGTCCCCGCCGCATCCCCTGCATTGTCGTCAAACCACAAG AAGTGCCAGTTCTACAAGAACATCATGGCTATGGAGGACAGGTTGAAGGAGCTCGAAAAGAAGGCCAACAAACACTCTAGTCAGGGTGCTGTGTTGACAGATATGCAGGAAAGGGTGGCTGCTCTTGAGGGGAAGCTCCAGGACACAGTGGAAGCTTTGGAGAAGACCCAGCATCTTGTCGAGAAGAATGTAGTTAAGCTCTTCATAGACCAAATAGATATCAAGGAGAAGGACAAACTCATAGCAGATCTCAGGAAGGAGCtggaggaagtcaagaagaagCAGTGA